TGAGCTCAAACTCACTTTATAGAGAAGCTAAGGCTCGGAGACGGGGAGGTGTAGACTTTGGACCTACGAGATGGCTGCAATTGTCTAAATCAGTGTAAGTAGTCTCTTCCCTCTGTGCTATTTCCACTGTCCTATTTCTCTGTCTTTCGCTACAAGTtatcttttaaatgcttttatcttTAGATTTCTGGAGTCAGTCTTGTCCTGTGTCAGGGAACTTTTTCCACCTTCTACtctaatattgttttttttttatgcatagaagtgtttattattattatttgaatacatatatatattcttaaaatttatttattttgagagagagagagagagcacaagctggggaggggaagagagagagggagcgagagaatcccaagcaggttctgccctatcagcacggagcccgattcagggcttgaactgcaaaccttgagatcacaaccggagttgcagtcaaatgcttaaccgactgagccagccaggtgccccctgcatccatgtatttttatgtgttttcaatGACAAATGTATGCGTTTTAAAagggttcttttttattttctagcattATTTCTTAAAGCTGTTTCTGGGtctttacttaaatatatttatcaattgttttttctttttccaaatgtttatttaaattccagttagttaatacacagtgtaattttagtttcaggttagaatttagcgattcgtcccttacatacaacactcagtacttatcacaagtgccttccttaatccctatcaccgattgaacccattcccctacccaccttccctccagcaaccctcagtttgttctctgtcactgagcgtctgtttcctggtttgcctccctctcttgttttacccctgtgttcatttgttttgttgccatttgcaatggcatgatgtggatggagctagagagtattacactaagggagataagtcagagaaagacaaataccataggatttcattcaaatgtggaatttaagaattgCTACTTTTAATAGCTGTATTATAATTAACAGAattatttcattatctttataTGATTAGATTGTTTCTGATTGTTTGGAGTCATAGATAACATGGATAAGGACTTTTTacaaatgcagtattttttttttcttttgttaatttttttcttgcatataTTCCAAGGTGGGTTGGGCAAGCTTTTTTAGATTATAAGCACCATATTCAATTTGCCTTAAAAAGTCAGGTTttggggggttcctgggtggctcagttggccaagcgtcccactttggctcaggtcatgatctcacagcctgtgagtttgggccccgcatctggctttgtgctgacagctcagagcctggagcctgcttcagattctgtgtctttgtctctctctgcccctctcccgcttgtgctctgtctctcaaaaataaacattaaggaaaaaaattcaggttTTTGGAAAGTGTGATAGGGGATTTAAAGAAGAggtttatctcttttcttttattaaaatttttttaacattatttatttttgagagacaaagagaggcagagcatgagcagggcagggggagagagagagagggagacacagaatctgaagcaggctccaggctccgagctgtttgttagcactctagagcctgacacggggctcgaactctcaaactgcgagaccgtgacctgagctgaagtcggatgctcaaccggctgagccacccaggtgtttcccccaccccacccactctttttaacatttatttatttattttgagagagagtgtgtgtgtgtgtctgtgagtgtgataatgcatgagtgggtgaggggcaaagagagagagggagagagggaatcccaagcagggttctaACTGTCAGCTCTGTTAttgcagagcccatcatggggcttgagatcatgacctgagctgtgggagcatgacctgtgagatcatgacctgagctgaagtcaagagtcagatgcttaaccatctgagccacccaggtgcctcaggaagGAGCGTATCTCTTGTCACTCAGCCAGGCCCAATCAGACTGGAATGCCATCCAGGAACTGGAAGACTTCCAAAGACTCCAAGTTCCTTGTGGGCAGATGTCCTGTCTATCGTTAGATATGTCTGTATTCCCAAAGTCTAGTGAAGGGTGGGAGCATGGAAAGTTCCTagtaagtatttgttggatgaaGATGAGGAAACGTGTTCCAGGATGTTCTAGCAACCGAGTTTTTCTGGGCTAGCCTCAGGAGTGCCCATTCCTTCCTACTCTGTCCCTCTGTGGTAACAATGGCGTGGCTCATGTTTTTGTCTCTGATTCTGTTACTTCAGCCACGACTGACCGTGTGGTTTGTGAATTCTCAGGAAGAAGTTCTGTTAGTTATTATTCAGTATAGGCCCTTTTTCAAGAAGAGTCCTCCGTTCACACCGTCTCACCGGCACTGACTAGCCTTAAGTGGGGCTGTCTTTGGGTCAGGGGCCCAACTTGTTCCAAGCCCTCACTCAAAGTACGCAACCTTtgcagggaggcccaggaggtgTCTCTAGGAGTGAGCTCTGGGAGGAGCGAGCTCTGGGAGGAGCGAGAGGATGCTGTAACTGGAGGGCATCTTCCTTGTCAGGAACACTTTTTTGGCTTGTGTTCagacatttattttagagaagttGGTGACAATGGTTATGTTTTTATTCATACTCACTCAAGCCTTATGAGTTTCCTAAGAGTGCTTTAAAGCATTTCATCTGAATGATACTTCATCCTTAAAATTGATTCTGTAATGGGTATCTCAACCATTTTGCAGTggttttctctagttttttaCTTACATATGGtagttttctttgaaatactGAGGACTTCTTAGAGCCAATTTTCTGTGACCGCTCAAGTCggattggctttatttttatagttgGATTTGGctatgcaaattatttttcttgaactGCAGGTGACCTACAGAGATTAGAGGCAGAAGCTGGGCTCCCAGATCCTACTAAAGGCCTCGTTGCACTCAGCTCCCACAGAGAGAAGCTGTGGTCAGAGCAGAGAAGGCTTCGTCTGGGCGTCTCCACACAAGGTCAGCTGCCCCACCTGAAAAGATAATGTCCGCTGTCCTGTCTCTCTTTTGTGATCACCTAGCTTCTCTCAAAGATACATGGTTCCCTGTTTTTCTCACAGATAGTGCTTTTACTATGATTCTCTGGTGATTTAGTGCTGCTTTCCTGTATAAGCTGCAGGAAGATTTATACTATTTAATGTTTGTATCGGATTTAGGTACATCCTGATTATTGAAGAGCAGATTGTGTACTGAAGGCTCCCAATCGCTTTCAGAAGCTAATAAAgggcgacttcagctcagttcactgCCAAGGAGTGACCTTCAGAGACCATGGCCCAGAGTCTGCAAGAGGAGGTGACCTGTCCGGTTTGTCTGGAAATTTTCTTAAGCCCCGTTTTACTCCCCTGTGCACACATTTTCTGCTTTCATTGCGTGCGAAGATGGATGCTAGAACACAGGGATCTGAAATTGACCTGCCCCGTGTGTCGAGGGGTAAGTGACAGCCCCCCTTTGGAGGAATGGCAAATTGGAGCACTATCACTTCTGTTCACACAGCACAGTGCCCTACTGGAGAAAAGTCTGCACGTAAGCAATGAGTTGTTGAGGTTCCGGGAGGACATGACCCTGGATACAAGCACCGCCCACTCCTTCCTCATCCTCTCTGATGACCTCAAGAATGTTCGGTGTGGGAAGATCTGCCGCAACCCAGTGGAAGATCCCCAGAGGTTCACCCACCTGGCCTGTGTCCTGGGCACCCCATGCTTCTCCTCCGGCTGCCATTACTGGGAGGTCGAAGTGGGACAGGCGGAGGAGTGGACCCTGGGGATCTGCCAGGAATCAgtcgacagaaagagaaaggccgGTTTCTCCTCCGAGCATGGCTTCTGGTTTATCagcatgaaggcagggaccatcTATACCAGCTCCTTCCCAGAAACCAGAATTCCTGCGAGCCCTGAACTTAGCCACGTaggaatttttttagatgttgagATGGAAGAAATCAAGTTTTTTGATGTGAGAGGTAATGCCCTCATCTATACACACAGTCATCTCTCATGCGTGG
The nucleotide sequence above comes from Panthera tigris isolate Pti1 chromosome B2, P.tigris_Pti1_mat1.1, whole genome shotgun sequence. Encoded proteins:
- the RFPL4B gene encoding ret finger protein-like 4B isoform X1, which translates into the protein MAQSLQEEVTCPVCLEIFLSPVLLPCAHIFCFHCVRRWMLEHRDLKLTCPVCRGVSDSPPLEEWQIGALSLLFTQHSALLEKSLHVSNELLRFREDMTLDTSTAHSFLILSDDLKNVRCGKICRNPVEDPQRFTHLACVLGTPCFSSGCHYWEVEVGQAEEWTLGICQESVDRKRKAGFSSEHGFWFISMKAGTIYTSSFPETRIPASPELSHVGIFLDVEMEEIKFFDVRGNALIYTHSHLSCVEPLRPFFCPELPRESDSGASLKLCS
- the RFPL4B gene encoding ret finger protein-like 4B isoform X2, with amino-acid sequence MAQSLQEEHSALLEKSLHVSNELLRFREDMTLDTSTAHSFLILSDDLKNVRCGKICRNPVEDPQRFTHLACVLGTPCFSSGCHYWEVEVGQAEEWTLGICQESVDRKRKAGFSSEHGFWFISMKAGTIYTSSFPETRIPASPELSHVGIFLDVEMEEIKFFDVRGNALIYTHSHLSCVEPLRPFFCPELPRESDSGASLKLCS